The following coding sequences lie in one Myxococcus xanthus genomic window:
- a CDS encoding SpoIID/LytB domain-containing protein, with the protein MLRPVALVLLLLVPSGALAVETLRIAIEDAGSEVRIRGRGLASGPDREEATFAPITSGQANIRRKGGRIEVNGTLVEGDSVRFRAGMSEASAAPGTEPLKAGAAQVRGDVVVRLHRSGLQLINVIPLEDYLAAVLGSEMPVSFPPEALKAQAVAARTYALQKKLDAYSNAFHLGSSVLHQVYGGVNREDPRTRAAVEATRGQVLTYELAPIEAYFHASCGGRTESGLDALQRDLPYLQPVDCPCGKLPASRWTASLSDADIKAALHHPAQGLKVAARTRTRRVTRVTLADGASMDGVELRRKLGYTRLKSLDFDVERTERGYVFTGRGYGHGAGLCQWGAKALADKGREYREILSHYYPGAELQQLY; encoded by the coding sequence ATGTTGCGACCTGTTGCACTCGTCCTGCTCCTGCTGGTCCCTTCGGGCGCGCTCGCCGTGGAGACCCTGCGCATCGCCATCGAGGACGCGGGCAGCGAGGTGCGCATCCGCGGCCGGGGGCTGGCCTCCGGTCCCGACCGCGAGGAGGCCACCTTCGCCCCCATCACCTCGGGACAGGCGAACATCCGCCGCAAGGGGGGCCGCATCGAGGTCAACGGCACGCTCGTGGAGGGCGACTCCGTCCGCTTCCGCGCTGGCATGTCGGAGGCCTCGGCCGCGCCTGGCACCGAGCCGCTCAAGGCCGGCGCGGCACAGGTCCGCGGCGATGTGGTGGTGCGCCTGCACCGCAGTGGGCTGCAGCTCATCAACGTCATTCCCCTGGAGGACTACCTCGCCGCCGTGCTGGGCAGCGAGATGCCCGTGTCGTTTCCCCCGGAGGCCCTCAAGGCCCAGGCGGTGGCCGCCCGGACGTATGCGCTCCAGAAGAAGCTGGATGCCTACAGCAACGCGTTCCACCTGGGCAGCAGTGTGCTCCATCAAGTCTACGGCGGCGTCAACCGTGAGGACCCTCGCACCCGGGCCGCCGTCGAGGCCACGCGGGGGCAGGTGCTCACGTACGAACTGGCGCCCATCGAGGCGTACTTCCATGCCTCCTGCGGTGGCCGGACGGAATCGGGGCTCGATGCCTTGCAACGCGACCTGCCGTACCTCCAGCCCGTCGACTGCCCCTGCGGAAAGCTGCCCGCCAGCCGCTGGACGGCATCGCTTTCCGACGCGGACATCAAGGCGGCGCTCCATCACCCGGCCCAGGGGCTCAAGGTGGCGGCCCGCACGCGGACGCGCCGCGTGACACGCGTCACCCTGGCGGACGGCGCCTCCATGGACGGCGTGGAGCTGCGCCGCAAGCTTGGCTACACGCGGCTCAAGAGCCTGGACTTCGACGTGGAACGCACCGAGCGCGGTTACGTGTTCACGGGTCGCGGCTACGGCCACGGGGCGGGCCTGTGTCAGTGGGGCGCCAAGGCGCTCGCGGACAAGGGCCGGGAGTACCGGGAGATCCTCTCCCACTACTACCCCGGGGCCGAGCTGCAGCAGCTCTACTGA
- the tgt gene encoding tRNA guanosine(34) transglycosylase Tgt: MGEQQEAKQSGGKGDTRVEPGMVRFELLHEDASGTKARRGRLHTPHGPVETPIFMPVGTVGSVKGVGPDDLLTLDAQIILGNTYHLMLRPGEALVGEMGGLHRFVSWNRPMLTDSGGFQVFSLSEKRKITEEGAAFQSHLDGARHFLTPERSIDIQETLGADVIMAFDECPPSTEDRAYLEASLARTTRWLHRCVKAWSRERSSLFGIVQGGLHEDLRKRHAEEVCAVDLPGYALGGYSVGEAPEAMHDGVAYSAPLLPRDKPRYLMGVGTPVDLVTCVEHGVDMFDCVLPTRCARNGLLFTSEGKVVIRNAAYARDPRPVDPACSCYTCRNFSRAYLRHLFAAQELLAMRLNTIHNLHYFLGLMAEVRRAVAEDRFATFAREFRARAKAQEAERTRGR, encoded by the coding sequence ATGGGCGAGCAGCAGGAAGCGAAGCAGTCAGGTGGCAAGGGCGACACCCGCGTGGAGCCGGGGATGGTCCGCTTCGAGCTCCTTCACGAGGACGCGTCGGGGACGAAGGCCCGCCGGGGGCGTCTGCACACGCCGCACGGCCCCGTGGAGACACCCATCTTCATGCCCGTGGGCACCGTGGGCAGCGTCAAGGGCGTGGGGCCGGACGACCTGCTCACGCTGGACGCGCAGATCATCCTCGGCAACACCTACCACCTGATGCTGCGCCCCGGTGAAGCGCTGGTGGGGGAGATGGGCGGCCTGCACCGCTTCGTGTCGTGGAACCGGCCCATGCTCACCGACAGCGGCGGGTTCCAGGTGTTCAGCCTGTCCGAGAAGCGCAAAATCACCGAGGAGGGCGCCGCCTTCCAGTCGCACCTGGACGGCGCGCGGCACTTCCTCACGCCCGAGCGCTCCATCGACATCCAGGAGACGCTGGGCGCCGACGTCATCATGGCCTTCGACGAGTGCCCGCCCTCCACCGAGGACCGGGCCTACCTGGAGGCGTCGCTGGCCCGCACCACCCGCTGGTTGCACCGGTGCGTGAAGGCCTGGAGCCGGGAGCGCTCGTCGCTCTTCGGCATCGTCCAGGGCGGCCTGCACGAGGATTTGCGCAAGCGCCACGCCGAGGAGGTGTGCGCGGTGGACCTGCCCGGCTACGCCCTGGGCGGCTACTCCGTGGGCGAGGCTCCGGAGGCCATGCATGACGGCGTGGCCTACTCCGCGCCCCTGCTGCCCCGCGACAAGCCGCGTTACCTGATGGGCGTGGGCACGCCCGTGGACCTGGTCACCTGCGTGGAGCACGGGGTGGACATGTTCGACTGCGTCCTGCCCACCCGGTGTGCGCGCAACGGCCTGCTCTTCACCTCGGAGGGCAAGGTCGTCATCCGGAACGCGGCCTACGCCCGGGACCCCCGGCCAGTGGACCCTGCGTGCTCCTGCTACACCTGCCGCAACTTCAGCAGGGCCTACCTCCGCCACCTCTTCGCCGCCCAGGAGCTGTTGGCCATGCGGCTCAACACGATTCACAACCTCCACTACTTCCTGGGACTGATGGCAGAAGTCCGGCGCGCGGTGGCAGAGGACCGGTTCGCCACTTTTGCCCGGGAATTCCGTGCCCGTGCCAAGGCGCAGGAGGCCGAACGGACCCGCGGTCGCTGA
- the yajC gene encoding preprotein translocase subunit YajC gives MAESFLILAQAGGGNPLGTLGFLVILVGIMYFVMIRPQQKQLKEHRALLSALKKGDEVVTSGGILGKIHLVDERTVTLEVSSGVRIRVLKTAISAKGAVAEGTPAATATAAGEKKEEK, from the coding sequence GTGGCTGAGAGCTTTCTGATTCTGGCGCAGGCCGGCGGTGGCAATCCGCTGGGCACCCTGGGCTTCCTGGTCATCCTGGTGGGCATCATGTACTTCGTGATGATCCGCCCGCAGCAGAAGCAACTGAAGGAGCATCGTGCGCTCCTCTCCGCGCTGAAGAAGGGTGATGAGGTCGTCACTTCCGGGGGTATCCTCGGGAAGATCCATCTCGTGGATGAGCGCACCGTGACGCTGGAGGTCTCCAGCGGCGTGCGCATCCGCGTGCTCAAGACGGCCATCAGCGCCAAGGGCGCGGTGGCGGAAGGCACGCCCGCTGCCACCGCGACGGCGGCCGGCGAGAAGAAGGAGGAGAAGTGA
- the queA gene encoding tRNA preQ1(34) S-adenosylmethionine ribosyltransferase-isomerase QueA, producing the protein MSSRLSDYDFALPESQIAQAPLAERDASRLMTISRSSGTWSHRRFAELQDLLRPGDLLVLNDARVIPARLLGQKAGTGGRVELLVVRPAAQNTLTSAALGEAPESLDWVCLGQASKGLKPGQRVTFASGLEAEIQEALGGGEYRVRFHAPPGTSLAALLDAAGRLPLPPYITREPDAADAERYQTVYARASGAVAAPTAGLHFTQEALAALEARGVHRALVTLDVGPGTFLPVREDDLDKHHMHPERYSVPEATAKAINAARAEGRRVVAVGTTVVRTLESATDPETGRLRAGPGETTLFIRPGFAFRQVDLLLTNFHLPRSTLVVLVSALLGRERTLEAYAEAVRAGYRFFSYGDAMLVSE; encoded by the coding sequence GTGTCGTCCCGTCTCTCTGATTACGACTTCGCGCTGCCCGAGTCCCAGATCGCCCAGGCCCCCCTGGCCGAGCGGGACGCGTCGCGCTTGATGACCATCAGCCGCTCCAGTGGCACCTGGTCGCACCGCCGGTTCGCCGAACTCCAGGACCTGCTGCGCCCAGGGGACCTGCTCGTCCTCAACGACGCCCGAGTCATCCCCGCGCGCCTGCTGGGCCAGAAGGCCGGCACCGGTGGCCGCGTGGAGCTGCTCGTCGTGCGCCCGGCCGCCCAGAACACGCTGACCTCGGCGGCGCTCGGGGAGGCCCCCGAGTCGCTCGACTGGGTCTGTCTGGGGCAGGCTTCCAAGGGGCTCAAGCCCGGGCAACGCGTGACGTTCGCCAGCGGCCTGGAGGCTGAAATCCAGGAGGCGCTGGGAGGAGGGGAGTACCGCGTGCGGTTCCACGCCCCTCCCGGTACCTCGCTGGCCGCGCTGCTGGACGCGGCGGGGCGCCTGCCGCTGCCGCCCTACATCACCCGGGAGCCGGACGCCGCGGACGCGGAGCGCTACCAGACCGTGTACGCGCGCGCCTCCGGAGCCGTGGCCGCGCCCACCGCGGGCCTGCACTTCACGCAGGAGGCCCTGGCTGCCCTCGAAGCGCGTGGCGTGCACCGGGCGCTGGTGACGCTGGACGTGGGGCCGGGCACCTTCCTGCCGGTGCGGGAGGACGACCTGGACAAGCACCACATGCACCCGGAGCGCTACTCTGTTCCGGAGGCAACCGCGAAGGCCATCAACGCGGCGCGCGCGGAAGGCCGGCGCGTGGTGGCGGTGGGTACCACCGTGGTGCGCACCCTGGAGTCCGCCACCGACCCGGAGACGGGGCGGCTGCGCGCGGGCCCCGGCGAGACGACCCTCTTCATCCGTCCTGGCTTCGCCTTCCGTCAGGTGGACCTGCTGCTCACCAACTTCCACCTGCCGCGTTCGACGCTGGTGGTGCTGGTGAGCGCGCTGCTCGGACGGGAGCGCACGCTGGAGGCCTACGCGGAGGCGGTCCGCGCGGGCTACCGATTCTTCAGTTACGGCGACGCCATGCTGGTGTCGGAGTGA